In one Bacteroides intestinalis DSM 17393 genomic region, the following are encoded:
- a CDS encoding glycosyltransferase family 2 protein: MTLQNVTVIIPAHNRPKRLRRLLDYYSRTDIKILVPDSSDHPFADAEKYPDITYLHRPKLHFLLKLKEVLPMISTPYVLYCADDDFAVPSGIAQMTAFLDEHPDYSTAQGHYLTFTPRKGKISFYPRYIRYFDKQVTGETPRERLLQEKNMYASLLYSVIRTRAFQRMYAACFNPDGSLRFRNLFLAEEFFNHAALIFGKYATLPYFYSAREHITGSAAETTVPVSVIKTSHKYREEYQGFLLALSELLAAREGDTLEDAFSFICSISDMPKDTAEISGKRKIMEFTHKHPLLRWVNRLANWRYNQKGLKAVRGMQSYPCTFSTPEKEEIIKAIEHS; this comes from the coding sequence ATGACACTGCAAAATGTAACTGTAATCATCCCTGCGCACAACCGTCCCAAGCGCTTGCGCAGATTGCTCGACTACTATAGCCGCACAGATATCAAGATTCTTGTTCCCGACTCATCCGACCATCCGTTTGCCGATGCGGAGAAGTACCCGGACATCACTTATCTGCACCGCCCTAAACTGCATTTCCTACTGAAACTGAAAGAGGTGCTCCCCATGATTAGTACACCCTATGTACTTTATTGTGCTGATGATGATTTCGCTGTCCCTTCCGGCATTGCACAAATGACTGCCTTTCTGGACGAACACCCTGATTACAGCACTGCACAGGGACATTACCTGACCTTCACTCCCCGTAAAGGGAAAATATCATTCTACCCTCGCTATATCCGCTACTTCGATAAACAAGTAACGGGCGAGACTCCCCGGGAAAGACTTTTGCAAGAGAAGAACATGTATGCCTCATTGCTCTACTCCGTCATCCGGACACGGGCTTTTCAAAGGATGTATGCAGCTTGTTTCAACCCGGATGGAAGCCTGCGCTTCCGCAACCTTTTCCTAGCGGAAGAGTTCTTTAATCACGCTGCGCTCATCTTCGGCAAATATGCCACACTGCCCTACTTCTACAGTGCCCGCGAACATATTACAGGTTCCGCAGCCGAAACCACCGTACCTGTTTCAGTTATCAAAACTTCTCATAAATATCGGGAGGAATATCAAGGTTTCCTTCTGGCGTTATCAGAATTACTGGCAGCCCGGGAAGGTGACACGCTTGAAGATGCTTTCTCCTTTATTTGCAGCATCAGCGACATGCCTAAAGACACTGCCGAAATCTCCGGCAAAAGGAAGATTATGGAGTTCACTCATAAACATCCCCTGTTACGTTGGGTAAACAGACTGGCTAACTGGAGATATAATCAGAAAGGATTGAAAGCGGTACGAGGTATGCAAAGCTACCCCTGTACATTCTCCACACCGGAAAAAGAAGAAATTATCAAGGCAATTGAGCATTCTTAA
- a CDS encoding lipopolysaccharide biosynthesis protein → MEASLKEKTAKGLFWGGIGNGAMQLLNLVFGIFLARLLSTTDYGMVAVLTIFSAMAGIFSESGFILALVNKKEVKHEDYNSVFWFNISIGASLYLILFLCAPFIADFYHTPELTRLARFQFLSFFIGSFGTAPTAYFFRNLMVKERSQIQIAAILISGITGVSCAYHGWGYWGIAVQTVVYVSTNTILLWIFSPWRPTFSFRFHPLRELLPFSSKLLFTSLFTHINNNIFSALLGRFYTIQQAGYYSQGSKWTTMGYSTIFGMINSVGQPVFREASEDTQRLQNIFRKLMRFTAFVSFPAMLGLAIVSQELIVISITEKWLPCVPVMQILCVWGAFMPISTLYSNLMNSIGRPNIYMWNTIALGIFQLLCVWGSYPYGLNVMLIVYTAANIFWLLIWHYFAHKHIGISLFNTLKDIAPYLIISVAVMTFTYWVAGYVKNIYLSLLVKVALAASLYIFLMWSLKSIVFRESLQYLFKKKTIQ, encoded by the coding sequence ATGGAAGCGTCACTCAAAGAGAAAACAGCAAAAGGATTATTCTGGGGCGGAATAGGCAACGGGGCCATGCAACTGCTAAACCTCGTCTTCGGCATATTCCTTGCCCGGTTGTTATCTACAACAGACTATGGTATGGTGGCCGTATTGACCATCTTCTCTGCCATGGCCGGAATTTTCTCGGAGAGTGGTTTCATCCTGGCACTTGTCAATAAGAAGGAGGTAAAGCATGAAGATTATAATTCCGTATTCTGGTTCAACATCAGTATCGGTGCATCACTTTACCTCATACTTTTTCTTTGTGCCCCCTTTATCGCTGACTTCTACCATACCCCCGAGCTTACCCGGCTGGCCCGTTTCCAATTTCTGAGTTTCTTCATCGGAAGTTTCGGTACTGCCCCTACGGCTTACTTTTTCCGTAATCTCATGGTAAAAGAGCGTAGTCAGATACAGATAGCCGCCATCCTCATTTCGGGTATTACAGGTGTCAGTTGTGCCTACCATGGCTGGGGATACTGGGGAATTGCCGTACAAACCGTTGTATACGTCAGTACCAACACCATCTTGCTTTGGATATTCTCTCCTTGGCGACCTACTTTTTCGTTCCGCTTTCACCCATTGCGGGAATTATTGCCTTTCAGCAGTAAATTACTCTTTACCTCGCTCTTCACTCATATCAATAACAACATCTTCTCCGCATTGCTGGGACGTTTCTACACCATCCAGCAAGCCGGTTACTACTCACAGGGAAGCAAATGGACAACAATGGGATATTCCACCATTTTCGGAATGATAAACAGCGTAGGGCAACCTGTATTCAGAGAAGCCTCGGAAGATACGCAGCGTTTGCAAAACATATTCCGCAAGCTGATGCGCTTCACCGCCTTTGTCAGTTTCCCCGCTATGCTGGGGCTCGCCATTGTTTCGCAGGAACTGATTGTAATAAGCATCACAGAGAAATGGCTACCCTGTGTACCCGTCATGCAGATACTGTGCGTATGGGGGGCCTTCATGCCTATTTCAACTCTTTACTCCAACCTGATGAACAGTATCGGCCGACCGAACATATACATGTGGAACACCATCGCACTGGGCATCTTCCAGCTATTATGCGTGTGGGGTAGTTACCCGTACGGACTGAATGTCATGCTGATAGTCTATACAGCAGCCAATATCTTCTGGCTACTTATCTGGCATTATTTTGCTCATAAACATATCGGAATTTCCCTGTTTAATACACTGAAGGATATAGCTCCCTACCTCATTATATCTGTAGCCGTAATGACTTTTACTTACTGGGTGGCAGGTTATGTGAAGAATATCTATCTCTCCTTATTAGTGAAAGTCGCTTTAGCCGCCTCACTCTACATATTCCTGATGTGGAGCCTGAAGTCGATCGTATTCAGGGAAAGCCTTCAATATCTGTTTAAAAAGAAAACCATACAATAA
- the metG gene encoding methionine--tRNA ligase yields the protein MEKKFKRTTVTSALPYANGPVHIGHLAGVYVPADIYVRYLRLKKEDVIFIGGSDEHGVPITIRAKKEGVTPQDIVDRYHTLIKESFKEFGISFDVYSRTTSKTHHDTASEFFRKLYDKGEFIEKTSMQYYDEEAKTFLADRYITGECPHCHAEGAYGDQCEKCGTSLSPTDLINPKSAISGSKPVMRETKHWYLPLDQHESWLRQWILEDHKEWRPNVYGQCKSWLDMGLQPRAVSRDLDWGIPVPVEGAEGKVLYVWFDAPIGYISNTKELLPDTWETWWKDPETRLIHFIGKDNIVFHCIVFPAMLKAEGSFILPDNVPSNEFLNLEGDKISTSRNWAVWLHEYLADFPGKQDVLRYVLTANAPETKDNDFTWKDFQARNNNELVAVYGNFVNRALQLTKKYFDGVVPAAGELTDYDRETLKEFSDVKAEVEKLLDVFKFRDAQKEAMNLARIGNKYLADTEPWKIAKTDMDRVATILNISLQLVANLAIAFEPFLPFSSEKLRNMLNMDSFDWATLGSTDLLPAGHQLATPELLFEKIEDSVIEAQVQKLLDTKKANEEANYKANPIRPNIEFDDFMKLDIRVGTVLECQKVPKADKLLQFKIADGLENRTIVSGIAQHYNPEELVGKQVCFVANLAPRKLKGIVSEGMILSAENFDGSLSVVTTMKEVKPGSEVK from the coding sequence ATGGAAAAGAAATTCAAACGCACTACCGTTACGTCGGCATTGCCCTACGCTAACGGACCGGTTCATATCGGACACCTGGCAGGAGTTTATGTACCCGCTGATATCTACGTTCGCTATCTGAGACTGAAAAAAGAAGATGTAATCTTTATCGGAGGTTCGGACGAGCACGGAGTACCCATCACCATACGCGCCAAGAAAGAAGGCGTGACGCCGCAGGATATAGTAGACCGTTACCATACACTTATCAAAGAATCATTCAAAGAGTTCGGCATTTCATTCGATGTATACAGTCGTACGACTTCAAAAACTCACCACGACACTGCTTCGGAATTCTTCCGCAAGCTGTATGACAAAGGTGAATTCATCGAGAAAACCAGTATGCAGTATTACGACGAGGAAGCCAAAACTTTCCTTGCCGACCGCTATATTACGGGCGAATGCCCCCACTGCCATGCAGAAGGTGCCTATGGCGACCAATGCGAGAAGTGTGGTACAAGCCTCAGCCCCACAGACCTGATTAATCCGAAAAGTGCCATCAGTGGAAGTAAGCCTGTAATGCGTGAAACAAAGCATTGGTACCTGCCGCTCGACCAACACGAAAGCTGGTTGCGCCAATGGATTTTGGAAGACCATAAAGAGTGGCGTCCCAACGTATACGGTCAATGCAAAAGCTGGCTTGACATGGGTTTGCAACCGCGTGCAGTAAGCCGTGACCTCGACTGGGGTATTCCGGTGCCTGTAGAAGGTGCAGAAGGAAAAGTGTTATATGTATGGTTCGATGCCCCTATCGGTTACATCAGCAATACGAAAGAATTGTTGCCCGACACTTGGGAAACCTGGTGGAAAGACCCCGAAACACGTCTGATCCACTTTATCGGTAAAGATAATATCGTATTCCACTGCATCGTATTCCCTGCCATGTTGAAAGCGGAAGGTAGTTTCATCTTACCGGACAATGTACCGAGTAATGAATTCCTGAATCTGGAAGGTGATAAGATTTCTACTTCACGCAACTGGGCTGTATGGTTGCACGAATATCTGGCAGACTTCCCGGGTAAGCAAGATGTGCTTCGCTATGTGCTGACTGCCAATGCACCTGAGACAAAAGATAATGACTTCACCTGGAAAGACTTCCAGGCACGCAATAACAATGAGTTAGTGGCTGTTTATGGTAACTTCGTGAACCGTGCCCTGCAACTCACCAAAAAGTATTTCGATGGTGTAGTGCCTGCTGCCGGTGAACTTACGGATTACGACCGCGAAACATTGAAAGAATTTTCTGACGTAAAAGCAGAAGTAGAAAAGCTACTGGATGTATTCAAGTTCCGCGATGCACAGAAGGAAGCCATGAACCTGGCCCGCATCGGAAACAAATACTTGGCAGATACCGAACCCTGGAAGATCGCCAAGACGGATATGGATCGTGTAGCCACTATCCTGAATATCTCCCTGCAACTGGTTGCCAATCTGGCCATTGCATTCGAACCGTTCCTGCCGTTCAGCAGCGAGAAGTTGCGTAACATGCTGAACATGGACAGTTTTGACTGGGCTACTCTGGGCAGCACTGATCTATTGCCGGCCGGTCACCAATTAGCGACACCTGAACTACTGTTCGAAAAGATAGAGGACAGCGTTATCGAAGCACAGGTACAGAAATTGCTCGATACAAAGAAGGCCAATGAGGAAGCTAATTACAAAGCCAACCCCATCCGCCCGAACATTGAGTTCGATGACTTCATGAAACTGGATATTCGCGTAGGTACCGTATTGGAATGCCAGAAAGTTCCTAAAGCCGATAAATTGCTGCAATTCAAGATTGCCGATGGATTGGAGAACCGTACCATTGTCAGCGGTATTGCACAGCATTACAATCCGGAAGAGCTGGTAGGCAAGCAAGTATGCTTCGTGGCCAACCTTGCTCCGCGCAAGTTGAAAGGTATCGTCAGTGAAGGTATGATCCTTTCTGCCGAGAATTTTGACGGTTCACTCTCCGTGGTTACTACCATGAAAGAAGTGAAACCCGGTAGCGAAGTGAAGTAA
- a CDS encoding acyltransferase family protein translates to MEHRIKELDYLKSILILLMVAFHLVYIGDKYPYIKQIVYTFHMPAFLIISGYLTNVQKDIKSFMRKLLWIFIPYLCLETGYVLMSHILPVRENVPEISSSILLHKIFIKPLGPYWYLHTLIICSLLYYLTFRYTRMKTISQVILLGLGLFAVSYWGGIIVLANAIYFLAGVIIKQSKLPFIRIFQPSLLALAPMILLCCFPDNLNRGTLAGITITYLAIIISLYAHSYLSKGIRQCSYFIGRNTLVIFLFSPLFTILCKMFLPFLFFEPTGILFMIISVAITVSGCIVIAWSMDKLHFSRFFFGQDAILN, encoded by the coding sequence ATGGAGCATCGCATTAAAGAATTAGACTATCTGAAAAGCATTCTTATCCTTCTAATGGTTGCTTTCCACCTGGTATATATAGGAGATAAATATCCTTATATCAAACAGATCGTATACACGTTCCACATGCCCGCTTTCCTAATCATATCCGGTTATTTGACTAATGTACAGAAAGATATCAAAAGCTTTATGAGAAAACTATTATGGATTTTCATTCCCTATCTGTGTCTGGAAACAGGTTACGTACTCATGTCGCATATCTTACCCGTGAGAGAAAATGTACCGGAAATCAGTTCAAGCATTTTATTGCATAAGATATTTATAAAGCCATTGGGTCCCTACTGGTATCTCCACACGCTTATTATCTGTAGTCTACTATATTACCTGACTTTCCGCTATACCCGCATGAAAACAATATCACAGGTAATATTATTGGGTCTTGGTCTATTCGCAGTATCATACTGGGGTGGAATTATAGTGCTTGCCAATGCCATTTACTTCCTTGCAGGGGTAATCATTAAACAAAGCAAATTACCATTTATCCGCATCTTTCAGCCATCGCTTCTTGCCCTTGCCCCCATGATACTACTCTGCTGTTTTCCAGACAATCTGAACAGAGGGACGCTGGCAGGTATCACTATTACTTATCTGGCTATCATTATATCACTATATGCACACAGTTATCTATCCAAGGGGATCAGGCAATGCTCTTATTTTATAGGTAGAAATACTCTTGTCATATTTCTCTTCTCCCCTCTTTTCACAATATTATGCAAGATGTTCCTACCATTTTTATTCTTTGAACCCACCGGAATACTTTTTATGATCATATCCGTTGCAATCACCGTGAGTGGATGTATAGTAATAGCATGGAGCATGGATAAACTACATTTTTCACGCTTCTTCTTTGGACAAGATGCAATATTAAATTAA
- a CDS encoding HAD family hydrolase: MKHAIKVIAFDADDTLWSNEPFFQEVERKYTDLLSEYGSTEEISAELFKTEMGNLECLGYGAKAFTISMVETALRVSGQKISAEKIQQIILLGKSLLQMPIELLPSVEETLKALKEQGDYRLVVATKGDLLDQERKLQRSGLMPYFDHIEIMSDKTEKEYTRLLQVLQVAPEEFLMIGNSLKSDIKPVLAIGGYGVYIPFEVMWQHEVVDTFNHPRLKQMKNPMELLGWL; the protein is encoded by the coding sequence ATGAAACATGCTATTAAAGTCATCGCTTTCGATGCAGATGATACCCTTTGGAGTAACGAGCCATTTTTTCAAGAAGTGGAACGAAAATATACAGACTTACTGAGTGAATACGGAAGTACTGAAGAGATTTCGGCAGAGTTGTTTAAGACAGAAATGGGAAATTTGGAATGTTTGGGCTATGGTGCCAAAGCATTCACCATCTCAATGGTTGAAACAGCTTTGCGGGTGAGTGGACAGAAGATTTCAGCAGAGAAGATACAGCAAATAATTCTTTTAGGTAAATCTCTGCTCCAGATGCCGATTGAATTGCTACCCAGTGTGGAAGAAACTCTGAAAGCTTTGAAAGAACAAGGGGACTATCGCCTGGTAGTGGCTACGAAAGGTGATTTGTTGGATCAGGAGCGTAAATTGCAACGTTCCGGACTGATGCCTTATTTTGATCACATTGAAATAATGTCTGATAAGACGGAGAAAGAATATACTCGCCTGCTGCAAGTCCTTCAGGTCGCTCCGGAAGAATTCCTGATGATCGGTAATTCTTTGAAATCCGATATTAAGCCGGTACTGGCTATCGGGGGATACGGAGTATACATTCCTTTTGAGGTGATGTGGCAGCATGAGGTGGTGGATACATTCAACCATCCCAGACTGAAACAGATGAAAAATCCGATGGAATTGTTGGGCTGGCTTTAA
- a CDS encoding AAA family ATPase — protein MKAQKIQPRNPFLVYGYASPRYFCDREAETQQILSALENERNLTLIAPRRMGKTGLIKNVFYTLQEQKPEVACFYMDIFATRDLSSLVRLLAKTVLGRLDTLSESALHKLTSFFRSCRPVISADELTGVPTVTLDFVADKSEQTLKEIFDYMAASGKSCYLAIDEFQQITSYPEEGTEALLRSYIQFIPNVRFIFAGSSQHLMQEMFVSAKRPFYQSTQLMVLREIDEESYYRFARNFFELQGQKLDKSVFHWIYSRFEGHTWYMQAMLNRLYERNESVVDATQAEQVLMGLLEENTPVYQNLIIMLTDNQLALMKAIAHEGKVTAPNSGEFILGHGLKTPSSVNAALKSLVEKELVYKSADGYMVYDRFMGMWLLRN, from the coding sequence ATGAAAGCTCAGAAGATACAACCCCGGAATCCTTTTTTAGTGTATGGTTATGCGAGTCCTCGTTATTTCTGTGATCGTGAAGCTGAGACACAACAGATATTGTCGGCTTTGGAGAATGAACGAAACCTGACATTGATAGCACCTCGCCGTATGGGTAAGACGGGATTGATAAAAAATGTCTTCTATACCCTGCAAGAGCAGAAGCCGGAAGTTGCCTGTTTCTATATGGATATTTTTGCCACGCGCGATTTATCCTCTTTGGTTCGTTTGTTGGCAAAGACTGTATTAGGGCGACTTGATACACTCAGTGAGAGTGCTTTGCATAAACTTACCTCCTTTTTTCGTTCCTGTCGTCCGGTGATCAGTGCGGATGAGTTGACGGGAGTTCCTACAGTTACGTTAGACTTTGTTGCCGATAAGTCTGAACAGACATTGAAGGAAATCTTCGATTATATGGCTGCTTCCGGTAAGAGTTGTTATCTGGCTATTGATGAGTTTCAGCAAATCACTTCTTATCCTGAGGAAGGCACGGAAGCGTTGCTTCGTTCTTATATCCAGTTTATCCCGAATGTCCGTTTTATTTTTGCAGGTAGCAGCCAGCATTTGATGCAGGAGATGTTTGTTTCCGCCAAGCGTCCTTTCTATCAGAGTACTCAATTGATGGTGCTTCGTGAGATTGATGAAGAGTCCTATTATCGGTTTGCAAGGAACTTTTTTGAGTTGCAGGGGCAAAAGTTGGATAAATCTGTATTTCATTGGATATATAGCCGCTTTGAGGGACATACCTGGTATATGCAGGCAATGCTGAATCGGTTGTATGAGCGAAATGAATCGGTTGTAGATGCCACTCAGGCAGAACAAGTGTTGATGGGACTCCTTGAAGAAAATACGCCTGTTTATCAGAATCTGATCATTATGTTGACAGACAATCAGCTGGCGCTGATGAAAGCTATCGCGCATGAAGGGAAAGTAACGGCACCCAATAGTGGAGAGTTTATTTTGGGGCATGGGCTGAAGACTCCGAGCAGTGTCAATGCAGCTTTGAAATCGTTGGTGGAGAAAGAGCTTGTTTATAAATCTGCTGACGGATATATGGTTTACGACCGTTTTATGGGGATGTGGCTGTTGCGGAACTGA
- a CDS encoding vWA domain-containing protein — protein MAGLTKKKYDIHFYTKIVEKFVQTGECAKTLYGETEDPLLLYLLAIMNNPSIRVLVLGDEVRARIFYDITTQFVWQFLEQEKFQMQRAQSELGEMGSALNWVKEKRDGWQALLRKIKDDYKENAFDEPFYEHMFGDKDKQHDSTVWEKMLKDWEDSFHQKQQEQKEKNLDIKKDFLEKKLKTSLNKIPEYLEEHQVDKEEFYQAWSMMNGLWNTIDFENIRKIVKLQKEYPELLKVANRMGRIADDEGSKQVYVTEGSTYKLAHSQKSDILGVTIGNDLNALLPSELLYYADNELQDVFMLKYFTQKLQTFRYKSEIMQPCRRLEVKPAVLKGPMIVCLDTSGSMTGKPEKMANSLLIKLIEIAELQNRECFLISFSVSTKTIDIRRDRLKLMEFFSHPFSGDTDATQMLKDTFRMLDENRYMNADVLLISDYRIPECKPELLEQMSVHREKGTRFYGLQIGIAPNEWTEHFDHIYRVEYHVDRKY, from the coding sequence ATGGCGGGGCTAACCAAAAAGAAGTATGACATCCACTTCTATACAAAGATAGTCGAGAAATTTGTGCAAACAGGAGAATGCGCCAAGACTCTATACGGCGAAACGGAAGATCCCTTGTTGCTCTATCTACTGGCCATCATGAACAATCCTTCCATCAGAGTTCTGGTGTTAGGCGATGAGGTCCGTGCACGCATATTCTATGACATCACCACGCAGTTTGTCTGGCAGTTTCTTGAACAGGAAAAGTTCCAGATGCAAAGAGCTCAATCTGAACTTGGAGAAATGGGAAGTGCCTTGAACTGGGTTAAGGAGAAGCGGGACGGTTGGCAAGCATTATTAAGAAAAATCAAAGACGATTATAAAGAAAATGCTTTCGATGAACCGTTCTACGAACACATGTTCGGAGATAAAGATAAGCAGCATGACTCTACTGTCTGGGAGAAAATGCTGAAAGATTGGGAAGATTCTTTTCATCAAAAGCAACAGGAGCAGAAAGAGAAAAACCTGGATATCAAGAAGGACTTTCTGGAAAAGAAACTAAAAACCAGCCTGAATAAGATACCGGAATATCTGGAAGAGCACCAAGTGGATAAAGAAGAGTTCTATCAGGCATGGAGCATGATGAACGGACTATGGAATACCATAGATTTTGAGAATATCCGGAAGATTGTAAAACTGCAAAAGGAATACCCCGAACTGCTGAAAGTAGCCAACCGCATGGGCCGAATAGCCGACGATGAGGGTAGCAAACAAGTATATGTGACGGAAGGCAGTACCTACAAACTGGCTCACTCTCAAAAGAGTGATATTCTGGGTGTCACCATCGGCAACGACCTGAATGCCCTGCTCCCTTCGGAACTGCTATACTATGCAGACAATGAACTGCAAGATGTCTTTATGCTGAAATACTTCACACAGAAGTTGCAAACCTTCCGTTACAAATCGGAAATCATGCAACCCTGCAGACGTCTGGAAGTAAAACCGGCAGTCCTGAAAGGCCCTATGATTGTATGCCTCGACACCTCGGGCAGCATGACCGGAAAACCGGAGAAGATGGCTAATTCCCTACTGATAAAGCTCATAGAGATCGCAGAACTTCAAAACAGGGAATGTTTTCTGATTTCATTCTCCGTGTCTACCAAAACCATTGATATACGACGCGACCGATTGAAACTAATGGAATTCTTCAGCCATCCTTTTAGTGGAGACACAGATGCCACCCAAATGCTGAAAGACACTTTCAGAATGCTTGATGAAAACCGCTACATGAATGCAGATGTCTTACTTATCAGCGATTATCGCATCCCTGAATGTAAACCGGAATTATTAGAACAAATGAGTGTACACCGTGAAAAGGGTACTCGCTTTTACGGTCTGCAAATCGGCATTGCCCCGAACGAATGGACGGAACATTTCGATCATATCTACCGAGTAGAGTATCACGTAGACCGTAAATATTAG
- a CDS encoding AAA family ATPase, whose translation MDIRNRIQQLLTAINQGVYEKDTELSLSLLAALAGESVLLLGPPGIAKSMVARRLKSAFKGAKAFEYLMSRFSTPDEIFGPISINRLKEFDKYERAIDGYLPTASVVFLDEIWKAGPAIQNSLLTAINEKIYRNGDSEIKLPLKLLIAASNELPAHGEGLEALWDRFLLRIICTCVKDEQTFYNMLLDDNDKEINVPSELQISEEEYADWRGRINRISLSAEILHYITNVRRQLKRLLLDDEGTARNVYISDRRWKNIVQLLKASAFINGRTEVNSSDLLPLYHCLWNEADECEPIHQLVIRELFTSCLEKMEEITEAIKSDIRISRVRQALEDFKNNCSPRNELEITDYFYYHVEEHGTGHTYIFAVDYLALKEQKKENAPKQAVIYPDPLNPGRSIIRCYPGGTPSSSASQQRVNLYREGTEYLLIDGVRYPMSQRKKGEKTLPTSGKSSQNLFDKLPQITLRNYRNELNQLFQQLSTFTSSLCTDNLFVTPADKELITRYSDEVLKRLRNVEIEEEKLQFNLQQYGGANQKEV comes from the coding sequence ATGGACATCAGAAACAGAATACAACAACTATTAACCGCCATCAACCAAGGGGTTTACGAGAAGGATACTGAACTCAGCTTGTCACTATTGGCAGCATTGGCAGGCGAAAGTGTTCTCTTGCTGGGTCCTCCGGGGATAGCTAAGTCCATGGTGGCGCGTAGACTAAAATCTGCCTTTAAGGGAGCAAAAGCTTTTGAATATCTGATGTCACGCTTTTCTACTCCCGACGAGATATTCGGTCCTATCAGCATCAACCGACTGAAAGAGTTTGATAAATACGAACGTGCCATTGATGGGTATCTGCCTACGGCAAGCGTAGTGTTTCTGGATGAGATATGGAAAGCGGGACCTGCCATACAAAATTCATTGCTCACCGCCATCAACGAGAAAATCTATCGGAATGGCGATAGCGAAATTAAGTTACCACTAAAACTTCTGATTGCCGCCAGTAACGAGTTACCAGCACACGGCGAAGGACTTGAGGCTCTGTGGGATCGGTTCCTGCTGCGTATCATCTGCACCTGTGTAAAGGACGAACAGACTTTTTACAACATGCTGCTCGATGACAACGATAAAGAAATAAACGTGCCTTCAGAACTGCAAATCAGTGAAGAAGAATATGCAGACTGGCGCGGACGGATCAACCGGATTTCACTATCTGCCGAGATTCTGCACTACATTACTAACGTTCGCCGCCAACTGAAACGGCTTCTACTGGATGATGAAGGCACTGCCCGAAACGTATATATAAGCGACCGCCGCTGGAAAAACATTGTACAATTGCTGAAAGCCTCAGCTTTCATTAACGGACGTACAGAGGTCAACTCATCAGACTTGCTGCCCCTATACCATTGTTTGTGGAATGAAGCAGATGAATGTGAGCCGATTCATCAACTGGTCATCCGGGAGCTATTCACCTCCTGCCTGGAAAAAATGGAAGAAATCACTGAAGCGATTAAAAGCGACATCCGGATCAGCCGTGTACGCCAGGCTTTGGAAGACTTCAAGAACAACTGTTCCCCCAGGAATGAACTGGAAATTACAGACTACTTCTATTACCATGTAGAGGAACACGGAACAGGCCATACATACATCTTTGCCGTAGACTATCTGGCTCTGAAGGAACAGAAGAAAGAAAATGCACCGAAACAAGCTGTTATCTATCCCGACCCATTGAATCCGGGACGTTCCATCATTCGTTGTTACCCGGGCGGAACGCCCTCATCATCTGCCTCCCAGCAACGGGTAAACCTGTACAGGGAAGGAACAGAATACCTGTTGATAGACGGTGTGCGATATCCGATGAGCCAAAGGAAAAAAGGAGAAAAAACACTCCCTACATCCGGCAAATCTTCCCAAAACCTGTTCGACAAATTGCCTCAGATCACTCTCCGCAATTACCGGAACGAGTTGAATCAACTCTTCCAACAACTATCAACCTTTACCAGTTCCTTATGTACGGACAATCTGTTCGTCACACCGGCTGATAAAGAGTTAATCACCCGCTACTCGGACGAAGTATTAAAAAGACTGCGGAATGTAGAGATCGAAGAGGAAAAGTTACAATTCAATTTGCAACAATATGGCGGGGCTAACCAAAAAGAAGTATGA
- a CDS encoding radical SAM-associated putative lipoprotein, giving the protein MKMKEEKKRWLHFYNRILSGVLVLLGFNACDGTGADEYGTPYCRFEIKGKVLDELREPVKDARVIVKELTSDGEPMGAYYTDTLYTQENGEFRFLNEQAGGYGKYRLVCEDSPGIYKADSTDIKMEPTGGKGWYQGSDTKEVDFVLKKKNE; this is encoded by the coding sequence ATGAAAATGAAGGAAGAGAAGAAACGATGGTTACATTTCTATAACCGGATATTGTCCGGAGTATTGGTCTTACTCGGTTTTAATGCATGTGACGGGACGGGGGCTGATGAATATGGAACACCTTATTGCCGTTTTGAGATTAAAGGTAAGGTACTCGATGAACTACGCGAACCTGTAAAGGATGCAAGGGTTATCGTAAAGGAACTTACGTCGGATGGAGAACCGATGGGAGCTTATTACACTGATACTCTGTATACTCAAGAGAATGGAGAGTTTCGATTCTTAAATGAGCAGGCAGGTGGCTATGGTAAATATCGCTTAGTGTGTGAAGATTCACCGGGTATTTATAAAGCAGACTCAACTGACATAAAAATGGAACCGACAGGTGGCAAAGGCTGGTATCAAGGCAGTGACACTAAAGAAGTAGATTTTGTACTGAAGAAAAAGAATGAATAA